The Acidobacteriota bacterium genome has a segment encoding these proteins:
- the lpxD gene encoding UDP-3-O-(3-hydroxymyristoyl)glucosamine N-acyltransferase: MNTSQNSPSSPRGNPVGGFRLAELAEAVGARVLGDGERRVRSIDTLEAAGEEDLSFLTSPRYRAQAQASAAQALLVGEDLADPRAVFPHRDLLVVEDPSYALAALIRLFHPRRGRPVGVHRTAVVEPGAVVDPSASVGAYVVIGAGSVVEGEVVLHPGVVLGEGCRVGTGSEIHPHAVLYDGTEVGQNTIVHAGAVLGSDGFGYATRQGVHHKVPQVGRVILEDQVEVGANSAVDRATLGTTRIGAGTKIDNLVQVGHNVVTGKGCILCGQAGIAGSARLGDYVVLGGQAGSAGHLEIGNGVQVAAKSAVLQSVDPGLKVGGIPAVDLRQWRRQVVAAARAGDVQRRLTALERAFEDGEEDLE; this comes from the coding sequence GTGAACACGTCGCAGAATTCCCCCTCCAGCCCCCGTGGTAACCCCGTCGGGGGCTTTCGCCTCGCCGAGCTGGCGGAGGCGGTGGGGGCTCGTGTGCTGGGGGATGGAGAGCGCCGGGTGCGGTCCATCGACACGCTGGAGGCGGCGGGGGAGGAGGACCTCTCCTTCCTCACCAGCCCGCGCTATCGCGCCCAGGCCCAAGCCAGCGCGGCGCAGGCATTGTTGGTGGGAGAGGATCTGGCGGATCCCCGCGCTGTCTTCCCGCACCGCGATCTGCTGGTGGTGGAGGATCCCTCCTACGCTCTGGCGGCTTTGATTCGCCTCTTTCACCCCCGCCGGGGCCGTCCCGTGGGCGTGCATCGCACGGCGGTGGTGGAGCCGGGGGCGGTAGTGGATCCTTCGGCCTCGGTGGGGGCCTATGTGGTCATCGGCGCCGGCTCGGTGGTGGAAGGGGAGGTGGTGCTGCATCCCGGAGTGGTGTTGGGGGAGGGCTGCCGGGTGGGAACCGGCAGCGAGATCCATCCCCACGCCGTGCTGTACGACGGCACCGAAGTGGGGCAGAATACGATCGTTCATGCCGGTGCGGTGTTGGGGTCCGACGGTTTCGGCTACGCCACTCGCCAAGGGGTACACCACAAGGTGCCCCAGGTCGGGCGGGTAATCCTGGAGGACCAGGTCGAGGTGGGAGCCAACTCCGCCGTCGATCGCGCCACCCTCGGAACCACCCGCATCGGTGCCGGAACGAAGATCGATAACTTGGTCCAGGTGGGTCACAATGTGGTGACCGGCAAGGGCTGTATTTTGTGTGGCCAGGCGGGCATCGCCGGTAGCGCCCGGCTGGGTGATTACGTCGTGCTCGGCGGGCAGGCGGGATCCGCCGGCCATCTGGAGATCGGCAACGGCGTGCAGGTGGCGGCCAAGTCCGCCGTGCTGCAATCCGTCGATCCCGGTCTCAAGGTCGGCGGCATCCCGGCGGTGGATCTGCGGCAATGGCGCCGGCAGGTAGTCGCCGCCGCCCGCGCCGGTGACGTGCAGCGCCGCCTGACGGCGTTGGAGCGCGCCTTCGAGGACGGTGAGGAGGATTTGGAGTGA
- the fabZ gene encoding 3-hydroxyacyl-ACP dehydratase FabZ: MSEQDAKHWDSSWIRSVLPHRYPFLLVDRVLEMEPGKRIVALKNVTINEEFFVGHFPNHPVMPGVLIIEAMAQAAGVLLVADLEDRASKLLYFMGIDRARFRKPVVPGDQLRFEIEVLRLRNTFCKVDAKALVDGKLVAEAVLSSGIVDAEG; encoded by the coding sequence GTGAGCGAGCAGGACGCAAAACACTGGGATAGCAGCTGGATCCGCTCGGTCCTGCCGCATCGGTACCCCTTCCTATTGGTGGATCGAGTGCTGGAGATGGAGCCCGGCAAGCGCATCGTGGCGCTCAAGAACGTCACCATCAACGAAGAATTTTTCGTCGGTCATTTCCCCAACCATCCGGTGATGCCCGGGGTGCTGATCATCGAGGCCATGGCCCAGGCTGCCGGCGTGCTGCTGGTGGCGGATCTGGAGGATCGGGCCTCGAAGCTGCTCTATTTCATGGGCATCGACCGCGCCCGCTTCCGCAAGCCGGTGGTGCCGGGAGATCAGCTGCGCTTTGAGATCGAGGTGCTGCGATTGCGCAACACCTTCTGCAAGGTGGACGCCAAGGCGCTGGTGGACGGCAAGCTGGTGGCGGAGGCGGTGCTCAGCTCCGGCATCGTCGACGCCGAAGGCTGA
- the bamA gene encoding outer membrane protein assembly factor BamA, translating into MMRFATRRWKRIFALLAVLVAMGWLAGESRGNLPSFEGQEIVEVEFRNNRTLAEETLLYYLGVEVGQPLDQGQLNQNLKQLWDTRLIDDVQVEAEAQGDGVKLIVTVSERPVMRSIDYVGLKRVNRSDIEEKIGAERIQVYEGDSLRRGELRRLERAIEELYQEKGYRFADARFSLEEVSPGERRVIFTIDEGNRVRIEDIQFEGNTVFNDWRLRLAMTKTKQSSILWSPLKRDIYNPAKLQEDLEKVREVYQREGYKNVTLGEPIIEVRATRPNAATPDAQKRRMFITIPLEEGERWKFGEVTIEGNKKYSDQQLLRAFETRTGDWLRSKKLEEAVTAVEDIYKNTGFIGARIQPEVVEREERIADIIVHIDEGDQFRIGRIDFEGNTRTRDKVLRRELRVQEGYLLSLRAIQNSLLKIKQLGYFKVDEEDPVQILNVDDEKKTIDLVIKGQEADRTELQFGGGWSEFDGFFGQLSVRTQNFLGRGETLGVQYQGGRVRNYFDLSYYIPWFRDRPQNVGLRLFSREEDYTLLTGQRLQRNSDGGSLTYGRNLGLFQSISATYTRSEFSDTTIFLDADGNPVSSDLNFTSSAIRPVYVYNSVDSPFEPTRGKKLTVSVDYAGGVLGATQNFVRPQLNYTQYIPVTQGRIKTVAGLNVEAGYIAGFDDYELSRLDRFYLGGENSVRGFDFRSIWVRDENGETVVDELNIPLGGDRFFQFNLEYHFLTNSPFRFVAFLDGGNVFAEDQSLGFDGMRYSAGVEARVLVPLFGAPLRFIYAQNLDAYEDDRFDSFKFSIGASF; encoded by the coding sequence ATGATGCGGTTTGCAACAAGACGATGGAAACGGATCTTCGCCCTGCTGGCGGTACTGGTGGCGATGGGGTGGCTGGCCGGCGAATCCCGAGGCAACCTGCCGAGCTTCGAAGGTCAAGAGATCGTCGAGGTGGAGTTCCGCAACAACCGGACCCTGGCGGAGGAGACTCTGCTCTATTACCTGGGCGTCGAGGTGGGGCAGCCGCTGGATCAGGGGCAGCTCAATCAGAATCTCAAGCAGCTTTGGGATACCCGCCTCATCGACGACGTGCAGGTGGAGGCGGAGGCTCAGGGGGACGGCGTCAAGCTCATCGTCACCGTCAGCGAGCGGCCGGTGATGCGCTCCATCGACTATGTCGGGCTGAAGCGGGTCAACCGCTCCGACATCGAGGAGAAGATCGGCGCCGAGCGTATCCAGGTCTACGAGGGCGACAGCCTGCGCCGCGGTGAGCTGCGGCGGCTGGAGCGGGCCATCGAAGAGCTCTACCAGGAGAAGGGCTACCGCTTCGCCGACGCCCGCTTCTCCCTGGAGGAGGTCTCCCCCGGCGAGCGGCGGGTGATCTTCACTATCGACGAGGGCAACCGGGTCCGCATCGAAGACATCCAATTCGAAGGCAACACGGTGTTCAATGACTGGCGCCTGCGGCTGGCCATGACCAAGACCAAGCAGTCGAGCATCCTGTGGTCGCCCCTCAAGCGGGACATCTACAATCCCGCCAAGCTCCAGGAGGATCTGGAGAAGGTGCGGGAGGTCTACCAGCGGGAGGGCTATAAGAACGTCACCCTCGGCGAGCCCATCATCGAGGTCCGCGCCACCCGCCCCAACGCCGCCACCCCGGACGCCCAGAAGCGGCGCATGTTCATCACCATTCCCTTGGAAGAAGGGGAGCGCTGGAAGTTCGGCGAGGTCACCATCGAGGGCAACAAGAAGTACAGCGACCAGCAGCTGCTGCGCGCCTTCGAGACCCGCACCGGCGATTGGCTGCGCTCGAAGAAGCTCGAGGAAGCGGTCACCGCGGTGGAGGACATCTACAAGAACACCGGCTTCATCGGCGCCCGCATCCAGCCCGAGGTCGTCGAGCGGGAGGAGCGCATCGCCGACATCATCGTGCACATCGACGAGGGCGACCAATTCCGCATCGGGCGCATCGACTTCGAGGGCAACACCCGCACCCGGGACAAGGTGCTGCGCCGTGAGCTGCGGGTCCAGGAGGGCTATCTGCTGAGTCTGCGGGCGATCCAGAACAGCCTGCTCAAGATCAAGCAGCTGGGGTACTTCAAGGTCGACGAGGAGGATCCGGTGCAGATCCTCAATGTCGACGATGAAAAGAAGACCATCGACCTGGTGATCAAGGGCCAGGAGGCGGACCGCACGGAGCTGCAGTTCGGCGGCGGTTGGAGCGAGTTCGACGGCTTCTTCGGTCAGCTCTCAGTGCGCACCCAGAACTTCCTGGGCCGCGGCGAGACCCTCGGCGTGCAGTACCAAGGCGGCCGGGTGCGCAATTACTTCGACCTCTCGTATTACATCCCCTGGTTCCGGGATCGTCCTCAGAACGTCGGCCTGCGCCTGTTCAGCCGGGAGGAGGATTACACCCTGCTCACCGGCCAGCGGCTGCAGCGCAACAGCGACGGCGGCTCCCTGACCTACGGCCGCAACCTCGGGCTGTTCCAGAGCATCAGCGCTACCTACACTCGCTCCGAGTTCTCCGACACCACCATCTTCCTCGACGCCGACGGCAATCCGGTGTCCTCGGACCTCAACTTCACCAGCTCCGCCATCCGGCCGGTCTACGTCTACAACAGCGTCGACAGCCCCTTCGAGCCCACCCGCGGCAAGAAGCTGACCGTGTCGGTGGACTACGCCGGCGGCGTTTTGGGTGCGACCCAGAACTTCGTCCGTCCCCAGCTCAACTACACCCAGTACATCCCGGTGACCCAGGGGCGGATCAAGACCGTCGCCGGCTTGAACGTCGAGGCGGGCTATATCGCCGGCTTCGACGACTACGAGCTGAGTCGCCTAGACCGCTTCTACCTGGGCGGTGAGAACAGCGTCCGGGGCTTCGACTTCCGGTCCATCTGGGTGCGCGACGAGAACGGCGAGACGGTGGTGGACGAGCTCAACATTCCCCTCGGCGGTGACCGCTTCTTCCAATTCAACCTGGAGTACCACTTCCTCACCAACAGCCCCTTCCGGTTCGTGGCTTTCCTCGATGGCGGCAACGTCTTCGCGGAGGACCAGAGCCTCGGCTTCGACGGCATGCGGTACAGTGCCGGCGTCGAAGCCCGGGTGTTGGTGCCCTTGTTTGGAGCGCCCCTGCGCTTCATCTATGCGCAAAACCTCGATGCATACGAGGATGACCGCTTCGATTCCTTCAAATTCAGCATCGGCGCTAGTTTCTAA
- a CDS encoding OmpH family outer membrane protein, whose product MFARVPFVSVIVLAAVAVLSLAGATPADAQVKVAVIDIQKVLAESASGKAAQAEIEALQQAKRSELEAKRQELLDLRKRAEEGALSLAEDKLAELQKEYEDKAIAFKRLEDDANRELQKRGEQLMGKIERQILPVISTVGEEQGYTLIFNKFQSGLVYADDAVDITADVIGRLDASNAGG is encoded by the coding sequence ATGTTCGCTAGAGTTCCCTTCGTGTCCGTCATCGTCCTCGCCGCCGTGGCCGTCCTGAGCCTCGCCGGGGCCACTCCCGCCGACGCCCAGGTCAAGGTCGCCGTCATCGACATCCAGAAAGTGCTCGCCGAGTCCGCCTCCGGCAAGGCCGCTCAGGCCGAGATCGAGGCGCTGCAGCAGGCCAAGCGCTCGGAGCTGGAGGCCAAGCGCCAGGAGCTCCTGGACCTGCGCAAGCGGGCCGAGGAAGGCGCTCTCTCCCTCGCCGAGGACAAGCTGGCGGAGCTCCAGAAGGAGTATGAGGACAAGGCCATCGCCTTCAAGCGCCTCGAGGACGACGCCAACCGCGAGCTGCAGAAGCGCGGAGAGCAGCTGATGGGCAAGATCGAGCGCCAGATCCTGCCGGTCATCAGCACCGTCGGGGAAGAGCAGGGCTACACTCTGATCTTCAACAAGTTCCAGAGCGGCTTGGTCTACGCCGACGACGCCGTGGACATCACCGCCGACGTCATCGGCCGCCTCGACGCGTCCAACGCCGGCGGCTGA